In one Bosea sp. RAC05 genomic region, the following are encoded:
- the rplF gene encoding 50S ribosomal protein L6, whose amino-acid sequence MSRIGKKPVPVPAGVTANVAGQLVKIKGVKGELSFTVPDDVSVAMENGAIAVQPRSQSKRARSLWGTSRARIANLVTGTTAGFEKKLEINGVGYKAAVTGKVLKLSLGYSHDIDYPIPEGVAIVTPKPTEIVITGIDKQVVGQTAAEIRDYRGPEPYKGKGVKYAGEFIFRKEGKKK is encoded by the coding sequence ATGTCTCGTATCGGTAAGAAGCCTGTTCCGGTTCCCGCTGGCGTCACCGCCAACGTCGCCGGCCAGCTCGTCAAGATCAAGGGCGTGAAGGGGGAACTCTCCTTCACGGTTCCCGACGACGTTTCGGTCGCCATGGAGAACGGCGCGATCGCGGTTCAGCCGCGTTCGCAGAGCAAGCGCGCGCGCTCGCTCTGGGGCACCTCGCGCGCCCGCATCGCCAATCTCGTGACGGGCACGACCGCGGGCTTCGAGAAGAAGCTCGAGATCAACGGCGTCGGCTACAAGGCCGCCGTCACCGGCAAGGTGCTCAAGCTGTCGCTCGGCTACAGCCACGACATCGACTATCCGATCCCGGAAGGGGTCGCGATCGTCACGCCGAAGCCGACCGAAATCGTCATCACCGGCATCGACAAGCAGGTCGTCGGCCAGACCGCCGCCGAGATCCGCGATTATCGCGGCCCCGAGCCCTATAAGGGCAAGGGCGTGAAGTACGCCGGCGAATTCATCTTCCGCAAGGAAGGGAAGAAGAAGTAA
- the rpsN gene encoding 30S ribosomal protein S14, producing MAKKSSVENNNRRKALVKKFAGRRARLLEIANDEGQSMDERFLARLKLAELPRNSAPNRVRNRCEVTGRPRAFYRKLKMSRVALRELGNKGLVPGLVKSSW from the coding sequence ATGGCTAAGAAGAGCTCCGTCGAGAACAACAACCGCCGCAAGGCGCTGGTGAAGAAGTTCGCCGGCCGCCGCGCCCGGTTGCTTGAGATCGCCAACGACGAAGGCCAGTCCATGGACGAGCGTTTCCTCGCTCGCCTGAAGCTGGCCGAACTGCCGCGCAACTCGGCTCCGAACCGGGTGCGCAACCGCTGCGAGGTGACGGGCCGTCCGCGCGCCTTCTACCGCAAGCTGAAGATGTCGCGCGTTGCGCTGCGCGAGCTCGGCAACAAGGGGCTGGTTCCCGGCCTCGTCAAGTCGAGCTGGTGA
- the rpsH gene encoding 30S ribosomal protein S8 translates to MAIIDPLGDMLTRIRNAQMRRKSRVSTPGSKLRARVLDVLQAEGYIRGYTQTEFGNGRTEFDIELKYHEGQPVIRSISRVSKPGRRVYSSVETMPRVADGLGVTIISTPKGVMPDHLAREQNVGGEVLCKVF, encoded by the coding sequence ATGGCGATCATTGATCCGCTCGGCGATATGCTGACCCGCATCCGCAATGCGCAGATGCGGCGCAAGTCCCGCGTTTCGACGCCGGGCTCGAAGCTGCGGGCCCGCGTGCTCGACGTGCTTCAGGCCGAGGGCTACATCCGCGGCTACACCCAGACCGAGTTCGGCAACGGCCGGACCGAATTCGACATCGAGCTGAAGTACCACGAGGGGCAGCCGGTTATCCGGTCGATCTCGCGTGTGTCGAAGCCCGGCCGCCGCGTCTATTCTTCGGTGGAGACGATGCCCCGCGTGGCCGACGGCCTTGGCGTGACCATCATCTCGACCCCGAAGGGTGTGATGCCCGATCATCTTGCCCGCGAGCAGAACGTGGGCGGCGAAGTGCTTTGCAAGGTCTTCTGA